The following DNA comes from Capsicum annuum cultivar UCD-10X-F1 unplaced genomic scaffold, UCD10Xv1.1 ctg3647, whole genome shotgun sequence.
attgagcgtgatcatgcagaccatctgaaaattatacttcagactctcaaaactcatcagctattcaccaaatttagtaagtttgaattttgactaaggtcagtagcattccttggtcatatcatttccgatgatagcattagagtagatccaaaaaactgaagtagtaagaaactggcctctccctatgtctccatcagatatcaggagtttcttgggtttggctggctattaaagatggtttattgagggattttcttctattgtatcccctatgtccaaattgacgcAGAAaatagtcaagtttcagtggtcagatccttccgagaagatttttcaggagttgaagacttgaatcacctcagcttcagtcttagctcttctagatagtTTTTTGGTGTACTGTGATGGATCCAGAGTAtttttgggttgtgtcctcatgaaacatggtaaggtcatagactactaCTCCAGgaaacttaaaccctatgagaagaattatcctactcatgatcttgagttaccagccgtagtatttgccttaaagatttagaggcattatctatatagagttcacatagatatgttcacagatcataagagtctttagtatgtcttttcttagaaagatctgaatctttgtcagagaaggtggttagagctcttgaaatattatgatatgactTCCCTTTATCATTcaggtaaagccaatgtagtggccgatactttcagtagactatctatgggtagtgttgctcatgttgaggacagtaagaagaagttacctAACGAGGTCCATTATCTTGCCATACTAAGTGTTCACATAGtcgatatagaagagggtgatatataggttcagagtagttcaaaattatctctagtttccgaggtaaaagaaaatcaagaaaaagatccCAGCCATATccagttgaaagagtcagtcaaagataaaaaagtagaggttttctcccaaaggggagatggtgttcttcgttgccaaggtcgtctctgtgttctaggtgtagatgaattaaggaagagaattcttatagaagtgcatggtgagcactactctattcatccaggggccacaaagatgtaccgtgacttgcgggaagtctactggtggagtgggatgTAGAGAGATATTGTAGGgtttttggctaagtgttctacatttcagtaggttaagatagagcatctgAAGCCTATTTATCCTAAAcaagagttcattattcctacctagaagtgggaagaagtgaacatggacttcgtgatgggtttgccctcAAAATCaccatcaacatgattcagtctgggtcattgtagacagaataaccaaattagctcattttcttccagttcatacctcttattcagctgaggattacaccaaactctacatcagagagttggtcagattgcatggtttTCCTCTATCTATTATCTCGGACAAAGGTACCCAGCtcacctcttatttttagaaagcattccaaaaaggtcttggtacgcaaattcatctcagtatagcctttcatcctcagaaagatggtcaagcaaaaaggactatccaaactctagaagctatgctaagggtgtgtgcaattgatttcaagggtagttgggatgaccacttgcctttgatcgagtttgcatacaacaacagttatcattaaTGTATTCAGATAaatctattcaaagctctctatggtaggagatatagatctccaatcggttggttcaaagttagtgaggccttagtcatagggcctgacttagtattcgatgccatagaaaaagtctagttgattagagaaagactctgggctgctcaaagtcgacagaagtcttatgcagatgttcgcagaaaggatctcaagttcaagattggtgatcatgtctatctaaagatctttcccatgaagggagtgaagcagttcggcaagaaagggaaactcagtccttgatatgtcgttccctttaaaattctcagttgctttggAAAAGTAGCCTACgagctcgaatttccttcagatctaccctcagttcatccagtattccatgtctctttgcttaaaaATTGTATAGGTGACctatcagttgtagtccctattcagagcatcgatgttcagaacagtctctcttataaagagattccagttaaaatcctagactatcagactcatagactgaggaacaaagaagtccctctagttaaagttctttggcaaaattagtctatcgagggagctacttgggaagcaaaagcatattcattctccttaagcttactcagtttcatgttcagtgtttatcaaaaacttagtatcaagtaccattgcatattcattcatgcatgtatgTATCAGCTtagttataaaattatgcatcagacatgtattctcattatgagaaacttagtttctcaaaatactcagtcatgcattcacgaatcagttacacatgcatcagatatgcacgttcagtatgatatgttcagttattAGTCAAGTCAGCCATatgatcatgttctagttatttatgtttagtatgtatgtcagtttgttttctcccctctcagtcagtctcatttgcgGACGAATGTTCTcaggggggagatattataataccccatatttttcctagctagttttgtctcaagaatgtctagtattatcttctaaattaaaTGACGATTATTTTATTAGGacttttcaagattttcacttcttttcatatgggaaaattcaataagctttccattgatataggATCTGCCCAAATCTAATAACCAGGTTAGAAgctacgactattttaagttttcgtcataaaacagcaccatattatTCAGTGGCGCGCCGCTCCACAAAataaaatggcatttggaaaattctagtaaGGGTCCGttattatggcgcatcgcgccagggctcaaattcagtattgtcctttttccagtatcTCAGCATGATTTCCTCCGCGTCGCACTAAAGTTCtgggtcgcaaaagaaggggcaatgcgatggctccgcgttatgccatccctcagtttcccaattgtcaatcttcatgaaatcacgaactaaggtatgcatagtgttcattcatggacttttttcatccatgaaatccaagaaccccttttctaaattcaagtttatggattttcttatgaattttatgattgggctactcttgttaatgtggataatgagaaattgaattctattccatattGGGTGATAAactctatgtgggttaaattattatagatatagattcatgcaaacctatgactaaacccttgaatgattaaattagaattgaaccatgatgtttaataattgtacaatgatgtttacatgtactatgcctacaatatgtttgattaaatgcctagatgaaagaaaagtgcctagctagcatgatatcatgaaatccccatgtatgtacaggTTTATGCCTATCAcaagtttgatgaaatgcttctattaatgtattatggattgtgatgttagttatatattcatgtaagatatgcttggtcagtttctttttatcgagtcctgggggtacttgtacccaaaatattagtacttagatattttctaaaatgtcgagtcagttattagatatcagtagtattccgtcagtcaacggaattcagtaactcggCCCATGTTCATTTCAGTAAATCacattcagtgtctattcagataggagtagaaattagcaccgagtggactcaagaatgggaactcacctattatatgaaggtgtgattcttaggatcaatccttgcattccagaactatgtagccagcataggttgagacattgtagcctgctatatgagggtagataaggtgtcttaacctattatatgagggttcccaccattctcactagagttacctattatacgAGGGTCAGTCTCATGTTATCCTTTCTagtagcgcggtattgacacccttccaattggggttacagattgcaccccaactcagccataatggcgtattagagGCATGTATGTTAGATTACtgcttcccatagtttcatgttacagaattaggactgtcagatacagttaatcagtttcagtaatagaactcagatagttcttcagctttaggattgtcaaatacagtcaacctagatacaatacagaactcagatagttccatctgATTCAGGACTGgtaaatacagtcactcatgttatcaattatattcaaatataatcactcatgttatcactCATATCAGTATCTGTATGTCATGTCTTCactattcagattcagtaatcatgttttcaCGGTATTAGTATCAGTTGTTATATCTCATGCATggattctcacgctcatgatagttagtcagttattattattattcatgcatatgaaccccaagcattcagcctacctcacatgtataccagtacattcaaagtactgacgcatttgagctatagtgtgttataccataggttcagaggcacaagctccagagcagcagtagatcccagtctcagcagtcaaagttaaaagtgagtccttattttttttggacataattattctctattatctcatttgttagtttattagttggagttagttgggaacatgtcccatcaactcctcactcagacagtttcagtcagttagaggctttctagactatcatgtttcagacttcagtatttttagttttgttttgggtattctattaccccaaacagatgttatattattcaaattatgtccagtattgaaccttatggcctttcagtacatgtttccacaTCATTATGTCATACTATGTAGTGTACGGGTACAGATAttagccatgggttagcttgtggtccttcggggtcatgaacaccatgtagcattctgggtaccagatttgagtcgttacaaacttagaaatgagtcctcatctttcgaagACATGATTATTCTCTATTATCGCAttagttagtttattagttggagttagttgggaacatgtcccataaactccttactcagacagtttcagtcagttagaggttttctagactatcatgtttcagaattcagtattttcaattttgttttggatattctattaccccacacagatgttatattattcagattatgttcagtattgaaccttatggcttttcaatGCATGTTTCCGCAtcattatgtcatattatgcagtatacaggtacagatatcagcgatgggttagattgtggtccttcgaggtcatgatcaccgtgtagcatttcgggtaccagatttagcTCATTACACCATTACCAATGCAACCCTGTCTCAGTagaaaaatgctctgagtctcctcccgttGTCCTCACCCAAGTCTTCCCTcaatcgtacatgtccttaatagctctgatttACGCCAtcgggacccctctcacctccaataatctccaaagaacctccctagggactttttcatacgccttctccaggtcgatgaacaccatgtgcaaatccctcttcctttccctatactactCCGCTAATCTCCTCACCAGGTAGATTGCCTATGTCATCGAGCGAccaagcataaatccaaactgattctccaaaatgAACATCACCCTCCTCAATCTCCACTCCACCACTCTCTCTCAAATCTCCATAGTATGACTCAActgcttaatacccctatagttgttgtaactctgaatgtcacccttgtttttatataatggaaTTATCGTACTCCATCTCTAAGCCTCCGACATTCTCATAGACATGAAAATGCAGTTAAATAAATcgatcaaccaccttaaaccttcCCCACcagtaaacttccaaaaatctactgaAATCTCATCTGACCCCGCCGCCCTACCCCTCCACATCCTATGATTTGCCTCTCTGACCTCTTCAACCCCAAAACGTCTACAGTAACTAAAATCACGGCTCTCTTTAGAGTGCTCTATCTTccctaactcaatgcctctgtccccctcctcgttcaaaagtctatgaaaatacttctgccatctcttcttaatgtgaacatcctctaccaaaacactaccatcctcctccttaatgcactttacttgATCGAGATCACGACCCTTCCGTTCCCTcaccttagcaagcctatacagcCTCTTTTCCTCGTCTTTTTTCTCTAACCCCGCATGCAAGCTCTCAAATGCTGCTGTCTTAGCcaccgtaactgctaacttagccttttTTGTCACTACTGTGTAAACCTCTATATTCACCCgtttctcctcttcatccttactctcaatcaACATAACATAAAACCCCTTCTtaatctctactttcttcttaagTTCTTCATTACACCACCAGTCCCCATTATGCCATCCTACCCGACCCCTCGAAATACCCAATACATCTCTAGAAGTCTCTGTGATGCATCTGGTAGACCTATCCCACATAACATCCATGTCCCCCCTATACTTCCACGCCTCCATTCCTGCCACCTTCTCCCCTAACTCCAGCACACTAGCATGTGTCAGCCACCACACTTATTCTAGGTTGACCATCTCCGGCCCTTCTCTTCttgctcttcttgataatcaagtcCACCGCCAAAAGCTTGTGTTGGGTTGAAAGGTGCTTACTcagaatgactttacagtctttacataacACCCTACCCCCTTCTTAAGCAgcagaaagtcaatctgagtcttggctattgCAGTTCGGAAGGTGATAAGAAGATTCTCCTTCATCGGAAAGCTTGAATTCAcaaccaccagcccaaaggacctcgcaaaatccaacagagcaTCTCTCTCACCATTTCTAACACtgaaaccaaaacctccatgcgCATCACCATAGCCCCCCGGTAAAAACCCAATATGCCCATTAAAGTCCTCTGCTATGATAATCTTCTCTGAACTAGGCACGCTTCTCACCatctcatccaaagcctcccaaaatctAGCTTTCACCTCCTCTTTCAAGCCTACTTGTggtgcataaacactacacacatgcaGTAAAACCCcttcaatgaccaacttaatcatCATCAGCCTATCACTGACCCTCTTAACTTCTActacctgccctctaagctcctcatccactaagGTGCTCACTCCATTACGACAGTTCTCAACCCCTGATTACCATAGCTTATACCCATCCACAttcctagccttagaccctacccacttagaATCCTAAACACAGATAatactaatcctcctcttcttaagaatcttcaccaactctacggacttaccctgaagggtccctatattccaagaccctaccCTTAACCCATCTTCTATCGCCTCTCACCTACCTCTACCACTCCTCACTGAACTAGCCCTAATACCCGACCTAGACTCCACACCCACCCCCTACCCTCCACTCTTACCCCCTCCCACAACAGCCCCCAACCCTAACCTCCTCAGACATGATCCTAATCTACCATCAACTCCCACATCCACTATTTACAAGCCAAGATAAAGTCCCAAACCAACAAACCAACaaaccaacaaacaaacaaacaaagcaACAATATAAAACAATAGGAAAATAGAGGCACACACAAAATACACTAACCAGCCTAGAAACTAGAACAACccaacaatatcaaccaataaGCGACAGCAGCCAGTCAcactttatcacaaaaaatagaaaaatacaaggaAACTAGATTGTAAGAAGTAACTAAATAACAAAGTCTAGATGTCACCGGGGTACTCCTGCGTGCTGTTGGTTCCGTCAATTTTGATATCGAAATTGGTTGTCGGAATAAAGTCGCTGGAAAGAGGTTGCCGGAGCATCGCTGATATTTTGCCAGAGCGTCTGGGTATTGCCGGAATTTGGTTGTCGGTGTCTTTATACCCACCTTTTTTGACTGGTACTAAACCCTTGCACGTCGCTGGAGTCAAGGAGCCGAGCCGGAAAAAGCCATAGTCTCGTCAGTGATAGCAGTGACGGGGAGAGAAAgggaaaagagagagagaaggggGATAGACAGAACTGGGGAGAGAGAACGAGGGAGAGAGAGTACCCTTACCTGTTGCTGGAACATCTACGTCGTCGCCGGCATCGACCGGTCAGTCGATCGTGAACAATGAGCACTAGTGGTCTGTGAACGCTAGGGGTTAGGGGTCAGTGAACGTTAGGGGTCAAACCCTAGAAGCTTTTtaatatagatatgtatatgtatatatatatatgtatatatatgtatatatgtatatatgtatatatatatatgtatgtatgtatatatgtatatatatatttatgtatatatgtatatatgtatgtatatatgtatgtatatatgtatatatatatatatatatatatatatatatatatatatatatatatatatatatatatatatatatattaaaagtgtgaatgcctttagaaaagtgaattgaattttttgtccttcattaaaagagtcTGCTTTAGACAAAACCATCTTTTACCATTTttcctacaattaaattcttcaaaataaatatattaaaattttcctATAATTAAATGATTCCCAAATTTAGTTTTTCTCCTACTTGATTAATGTgttttttttaatcctatttgaTTCCTACTTGATTTCTTTCAACCATAAAACACCCTGCTTTTACCCTAAATTtccctacaattaaattcttttcatatttaGCTTTACGAGCTATCGTTAAAATCACGTGTAATGCCAAAATTCTCTTATTGGTGGGGCTATCTGCAGCACATATTACCGTGGCACTACTGTTTTTAATTTGCTTGAGACTTCCCCCAAAAAACGAAGAAGAAAGAAGACAACCTGTAGCTTAATGTGAAGAATTCAATTGAAGAGTCATTTTCAATATTCTTTATATTCAATCTACATGGGTTGTCATAATAAAAATAACTGATGGATGTCTAATATATGTGTAACCAATGTAGCATAGTGTATAATTAGTATATAATCTACATATAACATCGAGGGGAAATAAACAGTAAAAAAGAAACATCTATTTATGCTTGCTGATTTAATCATGTTCGCAATTGACATATCTAATTGTTTTTAATTTAGTGACTTTTCTTGCTTATGTGACCTCGCAtgtttaataatttttcatatataaaacTCTTTCTTCGCACCCATCAATAGATGCATATATTCTCACtttaagtttcaatttttttgtgtATTACTCCATGAGTAATTGATATATACTCATAGTTAGGTACATTCACATAttagatattattattgttaggaaatatcaataatgaattctctgtattttattattatatttctatCAGTTTAATATTTTGATGACACCAATTAGCACCTGCTATGCTATTTTGCAAAGACTATAATATTCATctattaaaatatgttttttgttAGGGCACAAAAATTAATGATACACTTTTCAATGAACATATTAAACATTTGGACATTCTTTACAGCAACTCAAAATTTTTTATATCATAAACGATCGCATTAATCGGGTCAATCTTAATTTTCAATTCGCTAATAAGGACATTGAACTTGGATTCTAACGTCCACTATAGTTCAAGAATGTCACAACCCTttttctacattttctttttttaagaattttgttTCATTCGAAGATGAAAGATTGCATACCAAAGAAACAATTTTAGGTAATTCCTTTAACTTTCATCAACTAATTAACATTCTCATAAATTTAATATTCTActattatctataatttataatctatatctatatttataatctataatctatataatatatatatatataaatataaaatatattaaaagtgtgaagacctttagaaatttggtttgaactttttgcccttcattaaaagttccCGCAATAGACAAAACTAtcatttactaatttttttaattcttaagaTTATTATTGATTAAAAAATCTCACAATTAaatttttcctaatttgattttagTAGGAATTCCTACTATTAGGCTTTACTTGCAATCAAATTTACcttatataaattttatgtatTAATGTCAATACATGTACTTAAAAAACACCTACACGTGTAATAGTCGCTAATTCCAACTAATGTTGGATGAAAATTTATTATCACTTAAATCTTTgctcttaaaaaattaaagttcGTATTACACTTCTGAATCAATTAAAATACTACTTtatattactatttatttataattGGTAAGAACTTCTACATTTAATATAGttctaaatcaatttaaatactatcttatattattattacttaaactacaattctatttaagtaactTTTTGCAAATCCATATTTAACCCTCATTAATGTTCATTACACCCTTATTTAACCTTCACTAATGTTCATTCATTTTACTTCTTTatttgtgtttttattatttgactttgaattgatttatattacttttttgtattcaatgtcattttttttcttctctttcttttagtTAATAAATTGTGATAGAGTGATTTATTTTTGTCAATTGCTATAGTTATGTCTGTGTCTTTTATATGTTATGGTGTATGATGATATCATATTTGCATGGGTATTCTATCATGCAACAACATCAAAGAAATAGGCAAtgtaataaaaaatgagaaatataatATAGCTGATGAGGAAAAGAAGGTtgcctcaagaattcaagcaggGAATCAAAAATTATGAGTTGCAAAGATTTGCAGCAACGCATTGGATTGATGAATGCAAGATCATAAGCAACCTTTTTTAGGGCATTAGAAGAGACATCAAATATGATCTTTGTTTGAACTTGATTAAAGAGGTAAACTTTTGCTGCATTCTTTGTCTCAAATTAAGtatcttaatttaatttttgattaagcgtgaagtttaagaaatataaaGAGAGTTTTggatcttgtgatcttaaattaaacaTGTGTGTAGTCTTTTAAATCTTTTGATCTTATGTTTAtcatttaaattaagaaatatctaATAATTTGTTGTCGTAGGCAAGTTTTACTATAAGTACTTTAAAAACTCTTCTTAACAGAAGTGTATGTATAAATTTACATAGAACCTCTAAAACACAtctaattattctatttattgTAAAATATACAAACTATATGAATTTCACATGAATAAAAACACTTAGAATTATCTCTTACCACTATATAAAGAGTTaaatacttgcaagttatgtATATTTTGATCATGAAGTGCAAGACTTCATGCTACAATATCTTTCAATGAAAGTGCAATGTAGTGTCTATTTGATTGCTTTAATAAGCACAACACTTACTATATGCACTTATATGGTTCATAAGATAagtatttctcttcttttttttttgcttttatttgttgtttattaaACTTAGCTGTTAATtgctatttttaaataattttattctattacatataattttatttattaacacaaaacacacgtgcaaagcacatatacttgactagtatatatatatacatatatatatgtatatatataaaatatataatctaaaatttgtatttatatctacaatctataatctataatctatatctataacatattatctattatctattatatatctataatatattaaaagtgtgaagacccttggaaaagtgatttgaactttttgcccttcattaaaacacctcgtaatagacaaaatcgtctttttacttttattttttaaataattatcacTAAATTATCATT
Coding sequences within:
- the LOC124891513 gene encoding uncharacterized protein LOC124891513, producing MIKLVIEGVLLHVCSVYAPQVGLKEEVKARFWEALDEMVRSVPSSEKIIIAEDFNGHIGFLPGGYGDAHGGFGFSVRNGERDALLDFARSFGLVVVNSSFPMKENLLITFRTAIAKTQIDFLLLKKGVGCYVKTVKSF
- the LOC124891512 gene encoding uncharacterized protein LOC124891512, producing the protein MEAWKYRGDMDVMWDRSTRCITETSRDVLGISRGRVGWHNGDWWCNEELKKKVEIKKGFYVMLIESKDEEEKRVNIEVYTVVTKKAKLAVTVAKTAAFESLHAGLEKKDEEKRLYRLAKVRERKGRDLDQGDRGIELGKIEHSKESRDFSYCRRFGVEEVREANHRMWRGRAAGSDEISVDFWKFTGGEGLRWLIDLFNCIFMSMRMSEA